In Vigna unguiculata cultivar IT97K-499-35 chromosome 3, ASM411807v1, whole genome shotgun sequence, a single genomic region encodes these proteins:
- the LOC114178506 gene encoding probable cyclic nucleotide-gated ion channel 16 has product MNTDFYRLAVSSHFSNFPKSFSLQKKVPWWYQILNPQSKFVAQWNRTFLYVCIAALFLDPLYFYFPITGDKACMQTDLVLGVFVTFSRTIADLFFLFHMVLKFRTAYIAPTSRVYGRKELVTDPRDIASRYLKHDFIVDLLATLPLPQIVVWFVIPAVKDSTVAHVNHTLSLIVLLQFIPRLFQIFPLQRRILKTSGLIAKTALAGALYNLGSYMLASHVLGATWYVASIQRQYECWIITCKHEMNRTHSPSCTPSFLDCATLDHRERQAWFKRTRVLSNCDVLNNKNEFQFGLFADAFTDHVSSSRFIQKYFYCLWWGLKNLSSYGQNLQTSTYSGETLFSSFICIAGLILFAHLIGNMQNYLQSTTARIEEWRLRQKDTEEWMNHRQLPPELQQRVRRFVQYKWLATRGVDEEAILCALPLDLRRQIQRHLCLDIVRRVPFFGQMDDQLLDAICERLVSSLNTKDSYIVREGDPVREMLFIIRGQVESSTTDGGRVGFYNSITLRPGDFCGEELLTWALMPSSNLNLPSSTRTVKSITEVEAFALRAEDLKFVANQFKRLHSKKLQHAFRYYSHHWRAWGAHFIQAAWRRHRKRKLAMELLGKESLYYSNVVEIVEEEEGVDGDGGDGGGAGESSSGPSVGFQNLGATVLASKFAANTRKGKIKKVKINLPDSDSLKMPKMFKPTEPDFSTFHD; this is encoded by the exons ATGAACACCGATTTCTATCGACTCGCAGTTTCATCGCACTTCAGCAATTTCCCCAAATCTTTCTCTCTGCAGAAGAAAGTGCCATGGTGGTACCAAATCCTAAACCCTCAATCCAAGTTTGTGGCCCAATGGAACCGCACCTTCCTCTACGTCTGCATCGCCGCGCTCTTCCTCGATCCTCTCTACTTCTATTTCCCCATCACCGGAGACAAGGCCTGCATGCAGACCGACCTCGTCCTCGGAGTCTTCGTCACCTTCTCCCGCACCATCGCCgacctcttcttcctcttccacaTGGTCCTCAAGTTCCGCACCGCCTACATCGCTCCCACCTCTCGCGTTTATGGCCGCAAGGAACTCGTCACAGATCCTCGTGACATCGCCTCACGCTACCTCAAACATGATTTCATCGTCGATCTCCTCGCAACCCTTCCTCTTCCTCAg ATAGTGGTCTGGTTCGTGATTCCGGCGGTGAAAGATTCCACGGTTGCTCATGTAAACCACACCTTGTCCTTAATTGTGCTCCTTCAGTTCATTCCTAGGTTGTTTCAGATTTTTCCTTTGCAACGGAGAATCTTGAAGACCAGTGGACTTATCGCCAAAACTGCCTTGGCAGGAGCCTTGTACAATCTTGGTTCCTACATGCTCGCCAGCCAT GTTTTGGGAGCTACGTGGTATGTAGCTTCAATTCAGAGGCAGTACGAGTGTTGGATAATAACATGCAAACATGAGATGAACAGAACACACTCCCCATCTTGTACTCCTTCGTTTCTGGACTGTGCTACCCTCGACCACCGGGAAAGGCAAGCTTGGTTCAAACGCACCAGAGTTCTCAGTAATTGCGACGTCCTCAATAACAAAAACGAGTTTCAGTTTGGACTTTTTGCTGATGCTTTCACCGATCACGTTTCCTCCTCAAGATTCATCCAAAAATACTTTTACTGCCTCTGGTGGGGTTTGAAGAATCTAAG TTCATACGGACAAAACCTTCAGACTAGCACTTACAGTGGTGAAACATTGTTTTCAAGTTTCATATGCATTGCAGGTCTAATCTTGTTCGCGCATCTCATTGGTAACATGcaa aattatctGCAATCTACAACTGCAAGAATTGAAGAGTGGAGACTTAGACAAAAAGATACAGAAGAGTGGATGAATCACCGGCAGCTTCCACCAGAACTGCAGCAACGTGTTCGAAGGTTTGTTCAATATAAATGGTTGGCCACCAGAGGAGTAGACGAAGAAGCCATTTTGTGTGCTTTGCCTTTGGATCTTCGCCGCCAGATTCAGAGGCATCTCTGTCTCGACATTGTTCGTCGG GTTCCATTTTTCGGACAAATGGATGACCAGCTTCTGGATGCAATATGCGAGAGGTTGGTGTCGTCGCTGAACACGAAAGACTCATACATCGTGCGAGAAGGCGATCCAGTGAGGGAGATGCTCTTCATCATCAGAGGGCAGGTGGAGAGTTCCACCACCGACGGTGGCAGAGTAGGGTTCTACAACTCCATCACCCTCCGACCGGGGGACTTCTGCGGCGAGGAGTTGCTGACGTGGGCCCTCATGCCCTCCTCCAACCTCAACCTCCCCTCCTCCACGCGCACCGTGAAGTCCATCACCGAAGTGGAGGCTTTTGCGCTCCGCGCTGAGGACCTGAAGTTCGTGGCGAACCAGTTCAAGCGGCTCCACAGCAAGAAGCTGCAGCACGCCTTCCGGTACTATTCCCACCATTGGAGGGCATGGGGGGCACACTTCATCCAGGCTGCGTGGCGGCGACACCGCAAGAGGAAGCTGGCAATGGAGCTGCTGGGGAAGGAGAGCCTGTACTACTCGAATGTGGTGGAGATAGTAGAGGAGGAGGAGGGTGttgatggtgatggtggtgatggAGGTGGTGCGGGTGAGAGTTCGAGTGGTCCCAGTGTGGGTTTTCAGAATCTTGGGGCTACCGTTTTGGCTTCTAAGTTCGCTGCGAACACCAGAAAAGGAAAGATTAAGAAGGTCAAAATTAATCTTCCTGATTCTGATAGTTTGAAGATGCCCAAGATGTTCAAGCCTACGGAACCCGATTTCTCAACTTTCCATGATTAA